The Falco naumanni isolate bFalNau1 unplaced genomic scaffold, bFalNau1.pat scaffold_411_arrow_pat_ctg1, whole genome shotgun sequence DNA segment TTTGGCACTGGGACCAGTCCCAGCCCTTGTTGGTGCCgtgcccccacccctcccagtTTGGCACTGGAACCAGTCCCAGCCCCTGTTGGTGCCgtgcccccacccctcccagtTCGGCACTGGGACCAGTCTGTAAGCCCTGCTTTGCCCCCAGTGCCGCAACTGCGACTACCAGCAAGAGGCCGACAACAGCTGCATCTACGTCAACAAGATCACGCACGAAGTGGAGTGAGTTCGTTAGCGGGCGAGTTGGTTCGTTAGTTGGCAGCCGGGCGAGTTAGTTGGTGGCCGGGTTCGTTAGTTGGCGAGTTAGTTGGCGGCCGGGTTCGTTAGTTGGCGAGTTAGTTGGCGGCCGGGTTCGTTAGTTGGTGGCCGGGTTCGTTAGTTGGCGAGTTAGTTGGCGGCCGGGTTCGTTAGTTGGTGGCCGGGTTCGTTAGTTGGCGAGTTAGTTGGCGGCCGGGCGAGTTAGTTGGCGGCCGGGCGAGTTAGTTGGCGGCCGGGCGAGTTAGTTGGCGGCCGGGCGAGTTAGTTGGCGGCCGGGCGAGTTAGTTGGCGAGTTAGTTGGCGGCCGGGCGAGTTAGTTGGCGAGTTAGTTGGCGGCTGGGCGAGTTAGTTAGCGGCCGGGTTCGTTAGTTAGCGGCCGGGTTTTTTAGTTGGCGAGTTAGTTAGCGGCCGGGTTCGTTAGTTAGCGGCTGGGTTTGTTAGTTGGCGAGTTAGTTAGCGGCTGGGTTCATTAGTTAGCGGCCGGGTTCATTAGTTGGCGAGTTAGTTAGCGGCCGGGCGAGTTAGTGGGCGAGTTAGCGGCCGGGTTTGTTAGTTGGCGAGTTAGTTAGTGGCCGGGTTCGTTAGTTGGCGAGTTAGTTAGCGGCCGGGTCTGTTAGTTGGTGAGTTAGTTGGCGGCCGGGTTCGTTAGTTGGCGGCCAGGTTCGTTAGTTAACGGCCGGGCGAGTTAGTCGGCGAGTTAGTTAGCGGCTGGGCGAGTTAGTTGGCGAGTTAGTTAGCGGCCGGGTTCGTTAGTTAGCGGCCGGGTTTGTTAGTTGGTGAGTTAGTTAGCGGCCAGGTTCGTTAGATAGCGGCCAGGTTTGTTTGTTGGCGAGTTAGTTAGCGGCCGGGTTTTTTAGTTGGCGAGTTAGTTAGCGGCCGGGCGAGTTAGTGGGCGAGTTAGTTGGCGGCCAGGCGAGTTAGTTGGCGAGTTAGTTGGCGGCCGGGTTTGTTCGTTAGTTGGCTGGCGGGCCCAGTTTATTAGTGGGACAAATTAATTACCGGTCCTGGATGcctgcatccccatccccgTGTCTCCCACCCTAGGGCGGGGTGTTAATGACAATTAATTAAcgatggaaaagaaattaaaaagggCTGGTGGGGtaattaataagaaaataattaataactTGAAAATGACGGGAATTAATAAGTGGATAATTAGGCGGACGTAAGGACAGTGTGGTTAataacgggggggggggcaataaGGGAAGATGAGTGGAGAGCAATTAATGGGGGTAGTTACTAATGGGGAGCAGCTTGTGGGTAATTAATTAGTGAAAAGATTATTGGGGTAATTAATAAGCACAATTGAGGGGTAGTTGGTGGGCAGGCAGACCATAGTGGAGAAGAACCGAAGGGCAATTATCGTAGGGGTAATTAGCGGGGGTATTTAGCGGGGGTAATTAAGGGGAGGGTAATTAAGGGGggctaattaattaattaattaaaccCGGGTGCCTCCTCGCAGCGAGCTCACCCAGATCATCGCCGACGTCTCGCAGGACCCCACGCTGCCCCGCACCGAGGACCACCCGTGCCAGAagtgagctgggggggggggggacgacacacgGACGGGACCCCCGGGGACGTGGGGACCCCCCGGGGGTGTCGGGGACCCCCCTGGGGATGTGGGGACCCCCGTGGGGGTCCCATGTCCCCTCACTgctgttccccccccccctcccccaggtgTGGGCACAAAGAGGCCGTTTTCTTCCAGTCGCACAGCGCCAGAGCCGAGGTGACGTGACGccccctcccccaaaacccTGCGCCCCCCAAAACTGTCCCCACGTGCGTCCCCCCACACCGTGAcccccttttctccccccccctcccccccccccccccccccaggatgCCATGAGGCTCTACTACGTCTGCACCGCCCCGCACTGCGGCCACCGCTGGACCGAGTGACAGCGCCCACGGACCCCCAGGTGGCATCtgtcacccccccccccccccccccagcacccaaaGTGGCCCCAGGTGGCATCTGTCACCCCTCTGCgcccccagacccctctgcccccccgcccccccccccccccacgggGTGGCATCTCGGTGTCAATAATAGTTATTTTTGGCAGTGGCTTgtggtggtggcttttttgggggggggggccgggggtcGTGGGGGAGGGGCTGAACTTGAACCTGGGGGGGGAATGGGGgagcttttttggggggggtacccaagctgggggtggggcagCCCGAACTGGGGGGCTTTGGGGCTTGTGTGTGTGGgacccccctcccctccccatcctgtcacccctcccccccctcctgtcatccccctgcccccccctcctgctacccctcccccccccctcctgctacccccccacccccccccccccccccccaggtcaTCCCAAGGGATTTAGAAGCTCCCAGAAGGCTCTGGAAGGTCCCCAGGATGGGCCATTGTCACCTCGGGGGGGCTTTTGTCCCCAGAGCAGAGGCTCCCATGcgtgtgtcgtcccccccccccccccccccaatatcGCTACGAGACCCCcacaccctgcagccccctgagcGCCTGGTGGGTCCGACCACAAAACCCCTCGCTTTGAGGCAAAACCgcttcattttattattttagtcaCTTCTAAGAGGCATCGATggggtgggggtctgggggtctgggggtctCTGAGTGGGGGGAGatggaaacagggaaaaaatctaCATCCCAGAGCTCGGAATACGGATAAAATTTTGGAATTAGCtgcggggtggggagggggcttccCATTCCCGATCCCTCTCATCCtgcggggtggggagggggcttccCATTCCCGATCCCTCTGATCctgcaggagggggagggggcttCCCATTCCCGGTCCCTCTTATCCtgcggggtggggagggggcttccCATTCCCGATCCCTCTGATCCtgcggggtggggagggggcttccCATTCCCGATCCCTCTCATCCtgcggggtggggagggggcttccCATTCCCGATCCCTCTGATCCtgcggggtggggaggggggcttcCCATTCCCGATCCCTCTCATCCtgcggggtggggagggggcttccCATTCCCGATCCCTCTGATCCtgcggggtggggagggggcttccCATTCCCGATCCCTCTGAtcctgtgggatggggagggggcttcCCATTCCCGATCCCTCTCATCCtgcggggtggggagggggcttccCATTCCCGATCCCTCTGATCCtgcggggtggggagggggcttccCATTCCCGATCCCTGGATTTAAAGCGTTTCCAGCCGGATCcgcaccagctccagcagggaATCCGAATAGGTGCGGAGCAGCGCCAGGATCTGGGGGTCCGGCGGCACCGCCGGGTGCTGGGCACCGGATCCATGGATACTGGTACTGGATCCATGGATAACAGCGCCAGATCCATGGATAACAGCACCAGATCCATGGATACTGGTACTGGATCCATTGATAACGGCGCCAGATCCATGGATACCGGTACTGGATCCATGGATAACTCTGCCGGATTCATGGATACCGGTACTGGATCCATGGATAACAGCGCCAGATCCATGGATAACAGCACCGGATCCATGGATAACTGCCCCGGATCCATGGATACTGGTACTGGATCCATCGATAACTGCGCCGAATCCATGGATACTGGTACTGGATCCATTGATAACGGCGCCAGATCCATGGATACCGGTACTGGATCCATGGATAACTGTGCTGGATTCATGGATACCGGTACTGGATCCATGGATACTGGTACTGGATCCATCGATAACTGCGCCAGATCCATGGATACTGGTACTGGATCCATTGATAACGGCGCCAGATCCATGGATACTGGTACTGGATCCATCGATAACTGCGCCGGATCCATGGATAACGGCGCCAGATCCATGGATACTGGTACTGGATCCATCGATAACTGCGCCGGATCCATGGATAACTGTGCCGGATTCATGGATACCAGTACTGGATGCATGGATAACGGCACTGGATTCATGGATACCGGTACTGGATCCATGGATAACGGCACTGGATTCATGGATACCAGTACTGGATCCATGGATAACGGCGCTGGATTCATGGATACCGGCACTGGATCCATGGATAACTGTGCCGGATCCATGGATAACGGCACTGGATCCATGGATACTGGTCCTGGATCCATGGATAATGGCGCGGGAACGCAGCTCCGCTTGCAGCCAGGCAAAAAAGGCAGCAAACGcggtcctgggggggggggctctccTCGGTGGGCTCAACGCCCAGGGTCACCTGTGGGGGAGGGGTCCCATTGtcacccgggggggggggggggcggggcttTGGTGGGTGCTTAAcccccccccactcccagcACCAAACTGGTTTGGGGGGGCTCTGACCCCACTGCTGTGGCCAAAAcacctgcccccacccccccgggggAAAAAGCAGCGAAAGACCCCCCCAcacaccaccccacccaccccccaaattaAAACGCTGTGAATTaggggggggggtccccccaTTTTGAGGGGCACCCACCTGGTCGTAGAGCTCCAGCGCTTCCTGGAAGTGGGTGCGCAGCAGCTGGAGGGCGGCGGTGAAGGCGGcgagggggggaggggcaccTGGGGGGGCACCACGGCTGCCGTCAGctgcgccccccacccccctgggGGGGGCAAACCCCCCTCTCGACCcattggggggggggcaaaggaaccccctcctcacccccaaGCTCACCTGTGGCCTGGCCTGTGTCAGAGTGCGGTTCCTCTCCCAGTTTCTCTTCTGGTTCATTTCCTGGTTTGTTTCCTGGTTCCACTTCCTCTTCTGATTCCTTTCCTGGTTCCTCTTCTGGTTCCTTTCCCGGTTCCTCGCTCAGTTCATTTCCTGGCTCGTTTCCCAGTTCCTCTTCCGGATCCTCTCTCTGTTCATTTCCCGGTTCATTTCCCAGTTCCTCTTCCGATTCCTCTCCCAGTTCATCTTCCGATTCCTCTCCCAGTTCATTTCCTGGTTCGTTTCCCAGTCCATTTCCCAGTTCCTCTTCCGATTCCTCCCCCAGTTCATTTCCTGGTTCGTTTCCCAGTCCATTTCCCAGTTCCTCTTCCGATTCCTCTCCCAGTTCATTTCCTGGTTCGTTTCCCAGTCCCTTTCCCAGTTCCTCTTCCGATTCCTCTCCCAATTCATTTCCTGGTTCGTTTCCCAGTCCATTTCCCAGTTCCTCTTCCGATTCCTCTCCCAGTTCATTTCCTGGTTCGTTTCCCAGTCCATTTCCCAGTTCCTCTTCCAGTTCATTTCCCGGTTTGTTTCCCAGTCCGTTTCCCAGTTCCTCTTCCAATTCCTCTCCCAATTCATTTCCCGGTTCGTTTCCCAGTCCATTTCCCAGTTCCTCTTCCGGTTCCCAATGTTTTCCACCCAGCGGTTCCTACAGTTGACGGAAGCACCGCTGAGCCCAGCCCGCGATCCCAAAATcccattttttgtttatttttccccccaaaaaaataaaaaattcgCCCCTCGGGCGGAAAAAATCGAACCTGGATCCGCTGCGGCTCCCGGGGGAGGTCGGGGGGGTCCCGGAGCGGCTCctgggtgtggggagggggctgggaatGTGCCCGGGGGGCGAAGGCACCCGCCAGCCTGCAGGAGGGGACTGGGAATGGGACTGGGAAGGGGACTGGGAAGGggaagccccctccccaccccgcaGGATGAGAGGGACCGGGAATGggaagccccctccccaccccacaggATAAGAGGGACCGGGAATGGgaagccccctccccatcccacaggaTCAGAGGGATCGGGAAtgggcagccccctccccatcccgcAGGATAAAAGGGATCGGGAAtgggcagccccctccccaccccgcaGGATCAGAGGGATCGGGAATGGgaagccccctccccatcccacaggaTCAGAGGGATCGGGAATGGgaagccccctccccatcccacaggaTCAGAGGGATCGGGAAtgggcagccccctccccaccccgcaGCCGGATCCGGGACCCACCTGCTCTTTTTCTGGCAGCGGGAGAGGAACTGGGCTGAAATGCTCAGGCGCAGGTTCAGGATCCAGTTGCTTTTCTCATCCCCTGGTTCAGGTGCTTTCAGATCCTTCAGGGATCCCCCAAACATCTCTGCAGGCGCGGATCGGGAAGCGTCGGGATCCACCCGGATCGACCGCGCCGGCTCCGTTCTCCCCGCCCTTTATCCCGTTACCTCCGGCGTCGGTGTCCGTCAGCGTCTCGAAGTGCTGCTTGAGGTACTGCTCCTGCTCGGGGGTCTGGGGGCGGGAGTTGTTCTGTGCTGGGGGCTCCTCCGGCTCCTCCGGCTCCCCAGCGGAGCCCACCGAGCCCCCGTCTCCTGCGACGGAGCCGGAATCTCCTGCGACGGAGCCGGAATCTCTTGGGACGGAGCCGGAATCTCCTGGGATGGAGCCGGAATCTCCTGGGATGGAACCGGAATCTCCTGCGACGGAGCCGGAATCTCCTGGGATGGAACCGGAATCTCCTGGGATGGAACCGGAATCTCCTGCGACGGAGCCGGAATCTCCTGCGATGGAGCCGGAATCTCTTGGGATGGAGCCGGAATCTCCTGGGATGGAGCCGGAATCTCCTGCGATGGAACTGGAATCTCCTGCGACGGAGCCGGAATCTCCTGCGACGGAGCCGGAATCTCCTGGGATGGAGCCGGAATCTCCTGCGACGGAGCCGGAATCTCCTGGGATGGAACCGGAATCTCCTGCGACGGAGCCGGAATCTCCTGGGATGGAGCCGGAATCTCTTGGGACGGAGCCGGAATCTCCTGCGACGGAGCCGGAATCTCCTGGGATGGAGCTGGAATCTCCTGCGACGGAGCTGGAATCTCCTGGGATGGAGCCGGAATCTCCTGCGACGGAGCCGGAATCTCCTGGGATGGAGCCGGAATCTCCTGGGATGGAGCCGGAATCTCCTGCGACGGAGCCGGaaccacccccccgcccccacccccccgtgATGCTCACTAGCACCAGGGGGCTTTTACCCCCTGCCCAGGTCCCTGGGTGTTCCCTGGACATGGGGGTTCAGCACCAGGAAAACCAGCGCTCCCAGGACCCCGATCCCATTCCCAGTGCCTTCCCAGGACCCCGATCCCATTCCCAGTGCCTTCCCAGGACCCCGATCCCATTCCCAGTGCCTTCCCAGTACCCCGATCCCATTCCCAGTGCCTTCCCAGTACCCTGACCCCATTCCCAGTGCCTTCCCAGGACCCCGATCCCATTCCCAGTGCCTTCCCAGGACCCCGATCCCATTCCCAGTGCCTTCCCAGTACCCTGACCCCATTCCCAGTGCCTTCCCGGGACCCCAGCCATGCTCCCAGTGCCTTCCCAGTACCCTGACCCCATTCCCAGTGCCTTCCCGGGACCCCGACCCCATTCCCAGTGCCTTCCCGGGACCCTGGCCACCTTCCCAGGATCCCAGCCATGCTCCCAGCGCCTTCCCAGGACCCCGATCCCATTCCCAGTATCTTCCCGGGACCCCAACCCCATTCCCAGCGCTTTCCCGGGACCCCAACCCCATTCCCAGCGCCTTTCCGGGACCCCGACCCCATTCCCAGCGCCTTCCCGGGACCCCGACCCCATTCCCAGCGCTTTCCCGGGACCCCGACCCCATTCCCAGTGCCTTCCCGGGACCCCGACCCCATTCCCAGTGCCTTCCCAGGACCCCGACCCCATTCCCAGTGCCTTCCCAGGACCCCGACCCCATTCCCAGTGCCTTCCCAGGACCCCGACCCCATTCCCAGTGCCTTCCCAGGACCCCGACCCCATTCCCAGTGCCTTCCCAGGACCACAACACCATTCCCGGGACCCCAGCCACGCTCCCAGTTCCTTCCCAGGCCCCCAGCCATGCTCCCAGTTCCTTCCCAGGACCCCAGCCATGCTCCCAGTTCCTTCCCAGGACCCCAGCCACGCTCCCAGTGCCTTCCCAGGACCCTGGCCACCCTTCCCGGGACCCCGGCCGTGTTACCTTCAGGCTGCTCACAGTGTGCCGGCATTCCCAGACCGGGCTCCGGGCTCACGGGGTGTAACGACCTCTCCATCCCCGGAGATTCCAATCCATCATccgggcagagctgggagaacTGGAAATCCTCGGCGAGGTCACTGGAGGAGCTCTCCACCTGCCGCGGACAGCGAGCTGATGGCCGTAGAGGGATTTTTATCCCGGCAAGACGCGACGCTGGCAGGGCGACGGAGGGCGCGGGGGGCAACCCACCTCAGAAAAAAGGGGCTCCAGGGGACCGGGGGGGTCCAGGGGACCGGGGGGGTCCAGGGGACCCCCGAGGTGGGCTTTGAAGGGGGTGAAGAAGGGGGCGTACGCCTCCGGCCACGTTTTGATGTAGACCCTCCCGGCGCGCTCAGCCCATCGCCCCCGTGGCTGGTAGctctgctgggggctgggggcttccCTGGTCCCGTCTTCCACTTctcccagctggaaaaaaaaaaggggggtggggggggcagggaaaaaAGGGGTCTTGCACCTGGCCTCGTTATATTCAATTAATTAAATCACACTGTGACCTACCAGCCTCTTGGCCCACGTGGGCAGCCGGCCGCTGGTGAGGACACacgctggggctggaggggggaggACGGCGTTAGGAACGGCGGAAAAACGGGTGGAAAACGGGGatgcagccccctccccccccccctcctccgTGACTCACGCGGCTCCGAGCCCCCCTCGGAGGGGGTCTGCGGGGCTGgggcctcatcctgctcctcctcGGATGCTCCGGGGGCTGCCGGTTCGCTGGGAATCGCAACGTCCTTTTCCCacctggaggaagggaggacAAAGGGGGGTGACCGTGCTCCCTGCCCCCCGCCTGGCAGCCAAAaccgggggaggggggggggatggggagggggcttttCCCCGCTacctgggctgctctgggggtCCGGGTTCCTTCTCCTGCTCGGGCTGCAGCAGGTGGAGCTCCAGCAAGTGCCGTTTGATGCTGCTGGTGATTTCCACCCCCAGGCGCCAAATAAAGATGCAGCTGCGGGtagaaaaagaggggggggggttTAAGGTGAGGTCACCCCTAAATTTTGGCGAcgggaagggctgggggggaggggggctttTTTAACCCACCGGAAGCTTCCAGAAGCCTAGAAACCCGGTTTAGCCCACGGTTTGATTTTTGAA contains these protein-coding regions:
- the POLR2I gene encoding DNA-directed RNA polymerase II subunit RPB9, producing LLCPQCRNCDYQQEADNSCIYVNKITHEVDELTQIIADVSQDPTLPRTEDHPCQKCGHKEAVFFQSHSARAEDAMRLYYVCTAPHCGHRWTE
- the LOC121082190 gene encoding WD repeat-containing protein 62-like, coding for HLQVPPNASRRTLSALDFSPDGKLIVTGETGHRPAVRVWDVEERAQVSALHGHKRGVACVTFSPRAEYLVSVGCPHDMVVNVWDWKKDSLVASNKVSCKVTAVSFSDDGYFVTVGQRHVKFWFLDSSRELKINEPVPLVGRSGVLGELHDSVFCGVACGRGRMSGSIFCLSSSGQLCRFNQKRVLEQRVTLKVPLANCLCLGEELIYCGCADGTVRIFRAWDMSYLCDLPKPHPLGVDVTQPPPPRRPDLVYPDTIALAYDARNRWLSCVYKDHSVYVWDVGDPWGIRKVWSDLFHSSFVWSLEVYPEFEEGRSCLPPGSFLTCSSDNTIRAWTLGSGSTSPHPGQHLQRGTRAKTLLNIIYVDNDTQHLQDPSGALERSENAGPLDVRFGVRVMQLSPDGEHLASGDRGGTLRIHELRHMREVAKVEAHDSEILCLAYSKPETGAALLASASRDRLLHVLNAGENYKLEQTLDDHSSAVTSVKFAGDGDLQLVSCGADKSIYFRRAQKLSDGFSFVRTHHVAEKTTPYDMDVDITQKHVAVACQDRNVRVYGTASGKLQRCYKGSQGEDGALLKVQLDPSGTFLATSCSDKSITLLHFHSGERVAKIFGHSEIVTGMRFTHDCQRLLTVSGDSCIFIWRLGVEITSSIKRHLLELHLLQPEQEKEPGPPEQPRWEKDVAIPSEPAAPGASEEEQDEAPAPQTPSEGGSEPPPACVLTSGRLPTWAKRLLGEVEDGTREAPSPQQSYQPRGRWAERAGRVYIKTWPEAYAPFFTPFKAHLGGPLDPPGPLDPPGPLEPLFSEVESSSSDLAEDFQFSQLCPDDGLESPGMERSLHPVSPEPGLGMPAHCEQPEGNTAGVPGRVARVLGRHWERGWGPGKELGAWLGSWEGTGSMAGGLGRNWERGWGPGNGVVVLGRHWEWGRGPGKALGMGSGSWEGTGNGVGVLGRHWEWGRGPGKALGMGSGSREGTGNGVGVPGKRWEWGRGPGKALGMGSGSRKGTWAGGKSPLVLVSITGGWGRGGGSGSVAGDSGSIPGDSGSIPGDSGSVAGDSGSIPGDSSSVAGDSSSIPGDSGSVAGDSGSVPRDSGSIPGDSGSVAGDSGSIPGDSGSVAGDSGSIPGDSGSVAGDSGSVAGDSSSIAGDSGSIPGDSGSIPRDSGSIAGDSGSVAGDSGSIPGDSGSIPGDSGSVAGDSGSIPGDSGSIPGDSGSVPRDSGSVAGDSGSVAGDGGSVGSAGEPEEPEEPPAQNNSRPQTPEQEQYLKQHFETLTDTDAGEMFGGSLKDLKAPEPGDEKSNWILNLRLSISAQFLSRCQKKSRLAGAFAPRAHSQPPPHTQEPLRDPPDLPREPQRIQEPLGGKHWEPEEELGNGLGNEPGNELGEELEEELGNGLGNKPGNELEEELGNGLGNEPGNELGEESEEELGNGLGNEPGNELGEESEEELGKGLGNEPGNELGEESEEELGNGLGNEPGNELGEESEEELGNGLGNEPGNELGEESEDELGEESEEELGNEPGNEQREDPEEELGNEPGNELSEEPGKEPEEEPGKESEEEVEPGNKPGNEPEEKLGEEPHSDTGQATGAPPPLAAFTAALQLLRTHFQEALELYDQVTLGVEPTEESPPPQDRVCCLFCLAASGAAFPRHYPWIQDQYPWIQCRYPWIRHSYPWIQCRYP